The Clostridium septicum genome contains a region encoding:
- a CDS encoding minor capsid protein: MDAKVILKINDAKKILLKRYLNKNGKAQIKFTQEVAKQCNNYIPYRTGRLKDMMIKLQANKIIYNAPYARKQYYSNSGNGKQGSSLGGLRGKLWDRRMFADRGDKIVQAIAEFVGGRSK; the protein is encoded by the coding sequence ATGGATGCTAAAGTTATATTAAAGATTAATGATGCTAAAAAAATTCTACTTAAGAGGTATTTAAATAAAAATGGTAAAGCTCAAATTAAATTTACTCAAGAGGTAGCTAAACAATGTAATAATTATATTCCATACAGAACAGGTAGATTGAAGGATATGATGATTAAATTACAGGCTAATAAAATTATATATAATGCTCCTTATGCTAGAAAGCAGTATTATTCTAACAGCGGTAACGGTAAACAAGGAAGTTCATTAGGAGGTCTTAGAGGTAAGCTTTGGGATAGAAGAATGTTTGCTGACAGAGGGGATAAAATAGTCCAAGCAATAGCTGAATTTGTAGGAGGTAGAAGTAAGTGA
- a CDS encoding chloramphenicol resistance protein yields the protein MIIDSLRNYIKKCPCLDTFNNAIKVNVNYLEPYADTYSIEEVPIEPIVKKYVNGDSIRQYAFIFTSRKPYGVDVLQNIDNSGFYEKFADWIEDNNNNNYIFPLLDNKLEPLEVKVTSTGYAFAVTEDTAQFQIQLKLKYFKKGK from the coding sequence GTGATAATAGATAGCTTGAGAAACTATATAAAAAAATGTCCATGTTTAGATACATTTAATAATGCTATTAAAGTTAATGTCAACTATCTAGAACCTTATGCAGACACCTATTCCATAGAAGAAGTTCCTATAGAACCTATTGTAAAGAAATACGTTAATGGAGATAGTATAAGACAATACGCTTTTATATTTACATCTAGAAAGCCTTATGGGGTTGATGTGTTACAGAATATAGATAATAGCGGATTTTATGAAAAGTTTGCTGATTGGATTGAGGATAATAATAATAACAATTATATATTTCCATTGCTAGATAATAAGTTAGAACCGTTAGAAGTTAAGGTGACTAGTACTGGGTATGCTTTTGCAGTAACAGAAGATACTGCTCAATTCCAGATACAATTAAAATTAAAATATTTTAAGAAAGGAAAATGA
- a CDS encoding DUF6673 family protein: MKINGVELEDLDIYDLEVAERYEKALENLTGIEEKVANKKNSESIRIMCNAVFNIFNTMFGEGTDKKVFGKKVNLLTCMSAIDELVEKTNEKKKEINKFTSKYSPNRAQKRVQKHTK; the protein is encoded by the coding sequence GTGAAAATAAATGGCGTTGAATTAGAGGATTTAGATATTTATGATCTTGAAGTTGCTGAAAGATATGAAAAAGCTTTAGAAAATTTAACAGGGATTGAAGAAAAGGTTGCTAATAAAAAAAATAGTGAAAGTATTCGAATAATGTGCAATGCAGTTTTTAATATATTTAATACTATGTTTGGAGAAGGAACTGATAAAAAGGTTTTTGGTAAAAAGGTTAATTTATTGACTTGTATGTCAGCAATTGATGAATTAGTTGAGAAAACAAATGAGAAGAAGAAAGAAATAAATAAATTTACATCTAAATATTCTCCTAATAGAGCTCAAAAGCGAGTTCAAAAACATACTAAATAG
- a CDS encoding bacteriophage Gp15 family protein: MNLLIDLAPITVDIDGIEYGINSDFRTSILFELLMQDNEINEEYKIINALELYYPVVPTNINEAVEKILWFYRCGKDISYQKRNAKCKGGTQIYSFEHDDDYIYSAFLDQYGVDLQDIDYLHWWKFKAMFKSLKEDNEIVKIMGYRSIDLSKIKAKEEKMHYRKMKELYKIPKNISASEEAKLKNIEEALLSGKDLMNLL; encoded by the coding sequence ATGAACTTATTAATTGATTTAGCTCCAATTACGGTAGATATAGATGGTATAGAGTATGGTATTAATTCAGATTTTCGCACATCTATTTTATTTGAACTTTTAATGCAAGATAATGAAATAAATGAAGAATATAAAATCATTAATGCTTTAGAATTATATTATCCTGTAGTTCCAACTAATATAAATGAGGCTGTAGAAAAGATCTTGTGGTTCTACAGATGTGGTAAAGATATTTCATATCAAAAGAGAAATGCTAAATGTAAAGGCGGTACTCAAATTTACAGTTTTGAACATGATGATGATTATATCTATAGTGCTTTTTTAGACCAATATGGCGTAGATTTGCAGGATATAGACTATTTACATTGGTGGAAATTCAAGGCTATGTTTAAGAGTCTTAAGGAAGATAATGAGATAGTTAAAATAATGGGATATAGGTCCATTGATTTATCTAAGATTAAAGCTAAAGAGGAAAAGATGCATTATAGGAAAATGAAAGAACTATATAAAATACCTAAAAATATAAGTGCAAGTGAAGAAGCAAAACTGAAAAACATAGAAGAAGCACTTTTAAGTGGAAAGGATTTAATGAACTTATTGTGA
- a CDS encoding Com family DNA-binding transcriptional regulator produces MINIEDVRCFCCNQLLIKADYVKGEIKCPRCKKIIKIEVKEKDRA; encoded by the coding sequence GTGATTAATATTGAAGATGTAAGGTGCTTCTGTTGTAATCAGTTATTAATAAAAGCAGATTACGTTAAGGGGGAAATAAAGTGTCCTCGATGTAAAAAAATAATTAAAATAGAAGTTAAAGAAAAAGACAGAGCTTAG
- a CDS encoding phage tail tape measure protein produces MADGRIVIDTDLDSKGIENGLSKMSSIAKTGSKSIIASIGGAASVIAGIGIVATKVGMDFEAGMSKVQAISGATAEDMVLLGNKAKEMGSKTKFSATESSEALSYMAMA; encoded by the coding sequence ATGGCTGATGGAAGAATAGTTATAGATACTGATTTAGATTCAAAGGGAATTGAAAATGGCCTATCAAAAATGAGTAGTATTGCTAAAACGGGATCAAAATCAATTATTGCATCAATAGGAGGAGCTGCTTCGGTAATTGCAGGGATAGGAATTGTAGCAACAAAAGTTGGAATGGACTTTGAAGCTGGAATGAGTAAAGTTCAAGCTATAAGTGGAGCTACAGCAGAGGATATGGTTCTTTTAGGGAATAAAGCTAAAGAGATGGGCTCAAAAACTAAATTTAGTGCAACTGAAAGTAGTGAAGCATTAAGCTATATGGCGATGGCTTAA
- a CDS encoding phage tail tape measure protein, which yields MGWKTSDMLDGIEGIMNLAAASGEDLALTSDIVTDALTAFGMSAKQAGEFSDLLAATASNSNTNVSMLGESFKYVAPIAGALGMSAKDTAFALGLMANAGIKSSQSGTALRASLTNLAKPTKSMNIEMNKLGISLLDANGNVKEGKALYDELREKFSGLTDAQKTQSAATIFGKEAMSGMLAVINASEEDYNKLYDSLNDSAGAAENMADIMNNNLKGQVTLLKSALEGLGIQLYESINNPMKEVVKTTNSMVGQLSKAFEKGGFEGLVIELGNVFSQIVTNIASSAPKFIDLAVQTVQSFITGIKNNLPQIVKAAMGIIRSLVDGILTLLPQILELGLNLIIELGKGIAESIPEMLPNLIQVMMGICDMIIGNIGIIIDVGIDIILALVEGIVQNLPTLIQEIPRIINSFADALYSCLPRILKAGMDIIIMLVKGLITSIPIIIQNLPQIIMAIINVFTLVNWASLGKNLITGIGNGIKAMVPNIGAIANFTAESVIGGIKGIFTSGGSIGRNLISWIANGIRGSVGSLLQAARNVAVSALQGIKSILGWNEASSIGANLIRGIWNGISNMSGWIINLIGGFSENVINSIKGFFGIHSPSRIMRDLIGTNIVKGIGVGIDIETPNLKKDIDSNMVDLIQRMHATVDYETAKTTATVIAKNNSYDNKDNNTAGATIENKSIIEVPVIIEGEKVAKATAPYSDKISGQRLNLTERGLIL from the coding sequence ATGGGATGGAAAACAAGTGATATGTTAGATGGCATAGAAGGAATAATGAATTTAGCCGCAGCTTCTGGTGAAGATTTGGCGCTTACAAGTGATATTGTTACAGATGCACTAACTGCTTTTGGAATGTCTGCTAAACAAGCAGGAGAGTTTAGTGATTTGTTAGCGGCTACAGCATCTAACTCGAATACTAATGTTAGTATGTTAGGTGAATCATTTAAATATGTAGCTCCTATTGCTGGAGCTTTAGGTATGTCAGCTAAAGATACAGCTTTTGCATTAGGTCTTATGGCAAATGCGGGAATAAAGTCTAGCCAAAGTGGAACTGCTCTTAGAGCTTCATTAACTAACCTAGCTAAACCTACTAAAAGTATGAATATAGAGATGAATAAACTAGGAATAAGCCTATTAGATGCCAACGGTAATGTTAAAGAAGGAAAGGCTTTATATGATGAATTAAGAGAAAAATTTAGTGGACTTACAGATGCCCAAAAAACTCAATCAGCAGCTACTATATTTGGAAAAGAAGCTATGTCAGGTATGCTTGCTGTAATAAATGCAAGTGAAGAAGATTATAATAAACTTTATGATAGCTTAAATGATTCTGCTGGTGCAGCAGAAAATATGGCTGATATTATGAATAATAATCTAAAAGGTCAAGTTACGCTTTTAAAATCAGCTTTAGAAGGACTAGGAATACAGTTATACGAAAGTATTAATAACCCTATGAAAGAAGTTGTAAAAACCACTAATAGTATGGTAGGACAACTTTCTAAAGCTTTTGAAAAAGGTGGCTTTGAGGGATTGGTTATAGAGTTAGGCAATGTATTTTCACAGATAGTAACTAATATTGCAAGTTCAGCACCTAAATTTATTGATTTGGCAGTTCAAACCGTACAGTCTTTTATAACTGGTATAAAAAATAATCTGCCTCAGATAGTAAAAGCAGCAATGGGAATAATACGAAGTTTAGTAGATGGAATATTAACTCTTTTACCTCAAATTTTAGAATTGGGATTAAATTTAATAATAGAACTTGGAAAAGGGATTGCAGAATCTATTCCTGAAATGTTACCGAATTTAATTCAAGTTATGATGGGTATTTGTGATATGATTATAGGCAATATAGGAATTATCATTGATGTTGGAATAGACATAATATTAGCTTTAGTTGAAGGTATTGTTCAAAATTTACCAACTTTAATACAAGAAATTCCAAGAATAATTAATAGTTTTGCAGATGCTCTATATAGTTGTCTACCTAGAATTTTAAAAGCTGGAATGGATATAATTATTATGTTAGTTAAGGGATTAATAACTAGTATTCCTATCATAATTCAAAATTTACCACAAATAATTATGGCTATCATAAATGTATTTACTTTAGTAAATTGGGCTAGTCTTGGTAAAAACTTAATAACAGGAATAGGTAACGGAATTAAGGCCATGGTACCTAATATAGGTGCAATTGCAAATTTTACAGCTGAAAGTGTAATAGGTGGTATAAAAGGTATATTCACATCAGGTGGAAGTATAGGTAGAAATTTAATTAGTTGGATTGCTAATGGGATACGTGGTTCTGTAGGAAGTTTACTTCAAGCGGCTAGAAATGTTGCTGTAAGTGCTCTTCAAGGAATTAAAAGCATACTAGGTTGGAACGAAGCCTCAAGTATAGGCGCTAATTTAATAAGAGGTATTTGGAATGGTATTTCAAATATGAGTGGTTGGATAATTAATTTGATTGGGGGATTTTCAGAGAATGTTATAAATTCTATCAAAGGATTCTTTGGAATACATTCTCCTTCAAGGATAATGAGAGATTTAATAGGTACTAACATAGTTAAAGGTATTGGAGTAGGTATTGATATCGAAACTCCTAATTTAAAAAAAGATATTGATTCAAACATGGTTGATTTAATACAAAGAATGCATGCTACAGTTGATTATGAAACTGCTAAAACTACAGCTACTGTAATAGCTAAAAATAATAGTTATGATAATAAAGATAATAATACTGCAGGTGCTACGATAGAAAATAAATCAATTATAGAAGTACCAGTTATTATAGAAGGTGAAAAAGTTGCAAAAGCTACAGCTCCTTATTCAGATAAGATAAGCGGACAAAGATTAAATTTAACAGAAAGGGGATTAATACTATAG
- a CDS encoding phage tail domain-containing protein: protein MYGFTINDRHSYNDFGLRIMNREINPPKKNKIKERVPFMNGSYDFSDLYGDQNYEERIIVYTLDFKYKDKIEYFNKKIEISDWLVNSEKEKLFDDLIPGYYFLAECEGDLKFKEYSVGCEINVKFIAYPFKIANNIEGSDIWDEFNFELDYAQDTKYNVDGSKIIDIYNPSVIKITPTIHCSAPISLIKNGITYKFNVGTTKDWRFDLDKGKNKLTIIGNGNIEFIFRKEVL, encoded by the coding sequence GTGTATGGGTTTACTATAAATGATAGACATAGTTATAATGATTTTGGATTACGTATAATGAATAGAGAAATTAACCCACCAAAAAAAAACAAGATTAAAGAAAGAGTGCCTTTTATGAATGGTAGCTATGACTTTAGTGATCTATATGGGGATCAAAATTATGAAGAAAGAATTATAGTTTATACATTAGATTTTAAATATAAAGATAAAATAGAATATTTTAATAAAAAAATAGAAATTTCAGATTGGTTAGTAAATAGTGAAAAGGAAAAATTATTTGATGATCTTATTCCTGGATATTATTTTTTAGCCGAGTGTGAAGGTGATTTAAAATTTAAAGAATATTCAGTTGGATGTGAGATAAATGTTAAATTCATAGCTTATCCATTTAAAATAGCTAATAACATAGAAGGAAGTGATATTTGGGATGAGTTTAATTTTGAATTAGATTATGCTCAAGATACTAAATATAATGTAGATGGGAGTAAGATTATTGATATATATAATCCTAGTGTCATAAAAATCACACCTACTATTCATTGTAGTGCTCCAATAAGTTTAATTAAAAATGGAATAACTTATAAATTTAATGTTGGTACTACTAAAGATTGGAGATTTGATTTAGATAAAGGAAAGAACAAATTGACTATTATAGGTAATGGGAATATAGAATTTATTTTTAGAAAAGAGGTTCTTTAA
- a CDS encoding phage tail spike protein → MYEIKLINENEETIINSISTSVEAPRLSSFNIKHGINVIDTLTFDISPNNPGYFKIIALKTLIEVLNKKLNKVEFRGRILLPTEKMNNNGVLTKSVVCESELGYLMDSSTTYGEYHNISVKNFLKVIIDNHNNQVSEDKKFVLGNVTVKNNNDRLYRYLGYVKTFQSIKDKLIDRLGGELQIRYENGTRYLDYLESIGEFKETEIRISKNLKSIEQQKDPTSIISRLIPLGSKLENSEERLTIESVNGGIKYIDDIDAMKKFGVIVGVKLWDDVTRASNLLKNGQDYLKRNNKIKKKYKITALDLSLIGLDLNSFEVYNTYNVINPLMNINEELRVIEKNIDGNNPQNSSLTVGDKFEDIKQYQLGIIKANKNIETLNENINSTIDVVKTISTESKNTAKVLNKTNEVLTNTNQTVKDLTDAIIEINNRLNDNVKETQNLINATSDIKDNFNNVNNKLEKLKRRAIMEV, encoded by the coding sequence ATGTACGAAATTAAGTTAATAAATGAAAATGAAGAAACTATAATTAATTCAATATCTACAAGTGTTGAAGCACCTAGATTATCTAGTTTTAATATAAAACATGGTATAAATGTTATCGATACTTTAACATTTGATATATCGCCTAATAATCCAGGATATTTTAAGATTATAGCTTTAAAAACTTTAATAGAAGTATTAAATAAAAAATTAAATAAAGTAGAATTCAGAGGTAGAATTCTATTACCGACTGAAAAAATGAATAATAATGGTGTTTTAACAAAGTCTGTAGTATGTGAGAGTGAACTCGGGTATCTTATGGACTCTAGTACTACATACGGAGAATATCATAATATTTCTGTTAAAAATTTTTTAAAAGTAATAATAGATAATCATAATAATCAAGTATCTGAAGATAAAAAATTTGTACTAGGTAATGTGACTGTAAAAAATAATAATGATAGACTTTATAGATATTTAGGATATGTAAAAACTTTTCAGTCTATTAAAGATAAACTCATAGATAGACTTGGTGGTGAATTGCAAATAAGATATGAAAATGGTACAAGATATTTAGATTACTTAGAGTCTATTGGAGAATTTAAAGAGACTGAAATAAGAATATCTAAAAATTTAAAATCCATAGAGCAACAAAAAGATCCTACATCAATAATATCTAGACTAATACCTTTAGGAAGTAAACTTGAAAATAGCGAGGAACGATTAACCATTGAATCTGTAAATGGTGGTATTAAATATATTGATGATATTGATGCAATGAAAAAATTCGGAGTAATAGTAGGTGTGAAGTTGTGGGATGATGTTACTAGAGCATCTAATTTATTAAAGAATGGACAAGATTATCTAAAAAGAAACAATAAAATAAAGAAAAAATATAAAATAACTGCTTTAGATTTAAGTTTAATAGGATTGGATTTGAATAGTTTTGAAGTATACAATACTTATAATGTTATAAATCCACTAATGAATATAAATGAGGAATTAAGGGTTATAGAAAAAAATATTGATGGAAATAATCCTCAAAATTCTAGTCTTACAGTAGGTGATAAATTTGAAGATATAAAACAATATCAACTAGGAATTATTAAAGCTAATAAAAATATTGAAACCTTAAATGAGAATATTAATTCAACTATAGATGTTGTAAAGACTATTAGTACTGAATCAAAGAATACAGCTAAAGTATTGAATAAAACAAATGAGGTTTTAACTAATACTAATCAAACGGTTAAGGACTTAACAGATGCAATTATAGAAATAAATAATAGACTTAATGATAATGTTAAAGAAACTCAAAATTTAATTAACGCTACTAGCGATATTAAAGATAACTTTAATAATGTTAATAATAAGCTTGAGAAATTAAAGCGTAGAGCAATTATGGAGGTGTAG
- a CDS encoding hemolysin XhlA family protein: protein MNDELINHQLKIHEKRINNHSERLDELEQGRAATDVKIDNLCEKLGAQTKSINWLIGLMVSSLLGFFFYAIQKGIFK, encoded by the coding sequence ATGAATGACGAATTAATAAATCATCAACTGAAGATACATGAGAAAAGGATAAATAATCATTCGGAGAGGTTAGATGAATTAGAACAGGGAAGAGCTGCAACAGATGTAAAGATAGATAATTTATGTGAGAAGCTCGGAGCACAAACAAAAAGTATCAATTGGTTAATAGGACTTATGGTAAGTAGTTTACTAGGGTTCTTTTTTTATGCAATTCAAAAAGGAATATTTAAATAA
- a CDS encoding phage holin family protein has protein sequence MDLLKFIPENLIILIVVIYVLGVFLKKLEGVKDKYITLILMFFGITFAILLNIVNGQYKVLFDVIVNGILQGILCWGVAVGINQTSKQISKEN, from the coding sequence ATGGATCTATTAAAATTTATACCAGAAAATTTAATTATATTAATTGTTGTTATTTATGTATTAGGAGTATTTCTTAAAAAATTAGAGGGAGTAAAAGACAAATATATAACACTAATTCTAATGTTTTTTGGAATTACATTTGCTATATTACTAAACATTGTCAATGGTCAATATAAAGTATTATTTGATGTTATAGTAAATGGAATACTTCAAGGTATATTATGTTGGGGAGTAGCTGTTGGAATAAATCAAACATCAAAACAAATTTCAAAAGAAAATTAA
- a CDS encoding peptidoglycan recognition protein family protein: MLKIERMISPYNHYEGNAIKYIVVHGTGAPEGTDSARNNAIYFYGGNRNASAHYFVDATSIYQSVEDFNGSWSVGDGYNQYGINNQNTLNIEMCCNNYTYDEGTIVNTLELVKVKQKEYGIPNSNVVRHFDASRKVCPEYFSLNNWEKWSNFIERLTGETVQQSKPVQKPSYNHGEGKYLNLHSHMEKWAIYATNVRPVTGNQKGYLKPKMFGGLSYKIIEDRGDVKIINTGDYGTVQIYAPNDADSSITDKPIYNNIAGPNPAPPVINVSYLNLHEHNYSWRVYPLNVPPVVGNECGALAPAQYGGLSYKILEKKITDVYKIKTESFGVVAIYAPRDNDSSITEKPIY; this comes from the coding sequence ATGTTAAAGATTGAAAGAATGATAAGCCCTTATAACCACTATGAAGGAAATGCAATAAAGTATATTGTAGTTCATGGAACAGGAGCTCCAGAAGGAACAGATTCAGCAAGAAATAATGCAATTTATTTTTATGGAGGAAATAGAAATGCTTCAGCACATTATTTTGTAGATGCAACAAGTATATACCAATCAGTTGAGGACTTTAATGGTTCCTGGTCCGTAGGAGATGGATATAATCAATATGGTATAAATAATCAAAATACATTAAATATAGAAATGTGCTGCAATAATTATACCTATGATGAAGGAACAATTGTAAATACATTAGAATTGGTTAAAGTTAAGCAAAAAGAATATGGAATCCCGAATTCTAATGTAGTAAGACATTTTGATGCTTCAAGAAAAGTTTGTCCAGAATATTTTTCATTAAACAATTGGGAAAAGTGGAGTAACTTTATAGAGAGATTAACAGGGGAAACAGTACAACAAAGCAAACCAGTTCAAAAGCCTTCATACAATCATGGTGAGGGAAAATATTTAAATTTACATTCACACATGGAAAAGTGGGCTATATATGCAACAAATGTTAGACCAGTTACAGGAAATCAAAAAGGATATTTAAAACCTAAAATGTTTGGAGGGCTTTCATATAAGATTATAGAAGATAGAGGAGATGTAAAGATAATAAATACAGGAGATTATGGAACAGTTCAAATATATGCACCTAATGATGCCGATAGTTCTATAACAGATAAACCTATATATAACAATATAGCAGGACCTAATCCTGCACCACCAGTAATAAATGTAAGCTATTTAAATTTACATGAACATAATTATTCATGGAGAGTTTATCCATTAAATGTTCCGCCAGTTGTAGGAAATGAATGTGGAGCATTAGCTCCAGCACAATATGGAGGATTATCTTATAAGATATTAGAAAAGAAAATTACAGATGTATATAAAATAAAAACAGAATCATTTGGAGTAGTTGCAATATATGCTCCAAGAGATAATGATAGCAGCATAACAGAAAAGCCAATATATTAA
- a CDS encoding 3'-5' exonuclease: MFKLSDIENEINEEENRKKESQLLEMDKVIQITIRDCDEKQLNILGSSLDEYLVTGPAGSGKSMIAMIKAMELYNNNNKFRIIIYTKALSEFIIGKLKRVDIKNIKDYILCGYEFQKEDISEDIDYIIIDEVQDFNLKNIEYCRNMAKKGCFLFGDDLQQIYPKNTDGKNIIKNLIDSDIKLFKLEKTYRFPKKIAFFSELIKDNHGDISNLCIEEGGDENTPRMIEFKNRDAEMTYIVDTIKNEGWKDVGILVRNNDMAQIVYDELRKKGCICDYKIKDEMKLDFTNDNPKILTYHSSKGLEFERVFIPQCDVDEDDSTNLNLREALYVACTRTSKTLILSYIKSFKSPFLNGINSKYYKFERR; this comes from the coding sequence GTGTTTAAATTAAGTGATATAGAAAATGAAATAAATGAAGAAGAGAATAGGAAAAAGGAAAGTCAATTACTAGAGATGGATAAAGTAATACAAATAACTATTAGAGATTGTGATGAAAAGCAACTTAATATATTAGGTAGTTCATTAGATGAATATTTGGTTACTGGTCCAGCAGGAAGTGGTAAGAGTATGATAGCAATGATTAAAGCTATGGAACTATATAATAATAATAATAAGTTTCGAATAATAATTTATACTAAAGCATTAAGTGAATTTATAATAGGAAAGCTTAAAAGAGTAGATATAAAGAATATAAAGGACTATATTTTATGTGGATATGAATTTCAAAAGGAAGATATTTCTGAAGATATAGATTATATAATAATTGATGAAGTTCAAGATTTTAACTTAAAAAATATTGAGTATTGCCGTAATATGGCTAAAAAGGGATGCTTTTTATTTGGGGATGATTTACAACAAATTTATCCTAAAAATACTGATGGAAAAAATATAATAAAAAATTTAATAGATTCGGATATTAAACTTTTTAAATTAGAAAAGACATATAGATTTCCTAAGAAGATTGCCTTTTTTTCTGAGTTAATAAAAGATAATCATGGAGATATTTCAAATCTATGTATTGAAGAAGGTGGAGATGAAAATACTCCTAGAATGATTGAATTTAAAAATAGAGATGCTGAAATGACATATATTGTAGATACAATAAAGAATGAAGGTTGGAAAGATGTTGGGATATTGGTAAGAAATAATGATATGGCTCAAATAGTTTATGATGAGTTAAGAAAAAAGGGTTGCATATGTGATTATAAAATAAAAGATGAAATGAAATTAGATTTTACAAATGATAATCCTAAAATATTAACATATCATAGTTCAAAAGGATTAGAATTTGAAAGGGTTTTTATTCCACAGTGTGATGTTGATGAAGATGATTCAACAAATTTAAATTTAAGGGAAGCTTTATATGTAGCTTGTACTAGAACTTCAAAAACGTTAATATTATCATATATAAAGAGTTTTAAATCACCATTTTTAAATGGTATAAATAGTAAGTATTATAAATTTGAAAGAAGGTAA
- a CDS encoding ImmA/IrrE family metallo-endopeptidase, with protein MTEDRKEKIEKVAKSIKKKLREEYKVTDFSDPFKVISLLDNYIIIRFKNDKDIQGFTLKKGDFRCIYINSSDFLGRQNYSCWHEFFHCIDDVNEVTISKKGDNSPGEQEAEYFASCMLLDKEEVDRYIREVWGSEKYLNEEALIKIQYRFNVSFGSLKTRLAEIYKNKKYFSYNINSVKNRKKYEDEVLRLGFDLQLISPTNDFCVPSSFINNLRENIMSNRISLDKGNKIVEFLDENGADIKW; from the coding sequence ATGACTGAAGATAGAAAAGAGAAAATTGAGAAAGTTGCAAAAAGTATTAAGAAAAAATTAAGAGAAGAGTATAAAGTAACTGATTTTAGTGATCCGTTTAAAGTGATAAGCTTATTGGATAATTATATAATTATTAGATTTAAAAATGATAAAGATATACAAGGATTTACTTTAAAAAAAGGTGATTTTAGATGTATTTATATAAATAGTTCAGATTTTCTTGGTAGACAAAACTATTCATGTTGGCACGAATTTTTTCATTGTATTGATGATGTAAATGAAGTAACAATAAGTAAAAAAGGAGATAATTCTCCAGGAGAACAAGAGGCTGAGTATTTTGCTAGTTGCATGCTATTAGATAAAGAAGAAGTTGATAGATACATTAGAGAAGTATGGGGAAGTGAAAAGTATTTAAATGAAGAAGCATTAATTAAAATTCAATATAGATTTAATGTTAGCTTTGGATCACTTAAAACTAGACTAGCTGAAATATATAAAAATAAAAAATATTTTAGTTATAATATAAATTCCGTTAAAAATAGAAAAAAATATGAAGATGAAGTACTTAGATTAGGGTTTGATTTGCAGCTTATATCACCAACTAATGATTTTTGTGTTCCGAGCTCATTTATTAATAATTTAAGAGAAAATATTATGAGTAATAGAATAAGCTTAGATAAGGGAAATAAAATAGTTGAGTTTTTAGATGAGAATGGAGCTGATATAAAATGGTAG